The window AGATTTCGGCTGTGGTAAGGGACGATTAAATTTTTATCTTCACTATAGATTTCTGGTATCTGTTGTTGGCATCGAGATGAATAATACCTTTTATCAAGATGCTATGAAAAATAGACATAATTACTTAAAGAAGACCCATCGTAATTCAGAAACTATTCATTTTCAATGTTGCTTAGCAGAGCAATATGAAATTCAACCAACGGATAACAGATTTTATTTTTTCAACCCTTTCTCAGTACAAATCTTTATGAAGGTTTTAAATAATATCTTATTATCTGTGGAAAAACATAAACGAGAAATTGATCTAATTTTCTATTACGCTTCTGATGATTACAGATATTTTTTAGATCAGCATACTGAGTTTGAATTGATAAAAGAAATCCCCCTACCGGAACTTTATGTAAAAAATACTTACGAAAGATTCCTAATCTACCGTCTTACTAAATAGTTAAAATATAAAAAACCGTTTCCATATGTTAAGTGCTGCCAAGCACCTAACGGAAACGGTTTTCTAATTTGAATCACTTGTATTCTATTTGTTATTATAAAGTATTTTATTATTTCTGCATAGCTTTATGTCCGAATTTTTTTCTGGAAGTTATTAGCTATATGAAAAGCTATGAAAATATTAATTGTATATGTTATGGTATATTCTCCGAGATTATTAATAGTAGGTGAAAAAATTGTTAGAAGTTAGTGAAAGTATATTAAAACAGTACGTCATACATTATGTGAGTGATACATTAATACTGGGCGAAGAAGTGTTTCCTCAGCCAGAGGTTTTGCTCGAAGCTGCCTTTACTCAACTCGCATTTAACAAAATTGATTTAGACCAGCAATACGAATTTTTCCATGAAACAGAAATTAGCTTAAATGAAATGTATGCTTATTCAAAATCGATATTTAATGACCAGGATCGTTTCCTAGAGCAATCAAAAAATATTGCCACTCATTTACATAGTTCTTCTCAGCATCCAAATATAAAAAATGGTGAATTATTT is drawn from Lysinibacillus sp. SGAir0095 and contains these coding sequences:
- a CDS encoding methyltransferase, whose product is MNEDHYEELLHINTQGNKSDINHSIHYHPYEPTPYSALEELFKHYEVQPNNHVVDFGCGKGRLNFYLHYRFLVSVVGIEMNNTFYQDAMKNRHNYLKKTHRNSETIHFQCCLAEQYEIQPTDNRFYFFNPFSVQIFMKVLNNILLSVEKHKREIDLIFYYASDDYRYFLDQHTEFELIKEIPLPELYVKNTYERFLIYRLTK